One part of the Nymphaea colorata isolate Beijing-Zhang1983 chromosome 8, ASM883128v2, whole genome shotgun sequence genome encodes these proteins:
- the LOC116258547 gene encoding pentatricopeptide repeat-containing protein At1g51965, mitochondrial, producing the protein MLKLRLPAGAARSHSRSFATKYTGRVVHEGDSGRTLSVAVDPPAAAATAAAPRDVRGYAYPRKDLVCRLAHLLRRRTSSSTDSLPPDLLDYFQSLAVTPTPLEVSEALRAACPTPATALAFFRLVASLPGFRHDVSSYNRMINILGRSGDAAGVASLVGEMKTEGVRGTISTINMLIGIYGASPPAELDRCLGLAARWGLVLNCYSYKCLVQAWLRSGDADGAYGAYQKMRSRGFKLDVVGYNMLLDALAKHDQVDKAYKVFQDMKQKHCEPDEYTYTILIRMAGKKGRVDEFLSFFDEMISKGCTPNLIAYNTMLQALAINHMVERTIFLFSKMVEKGCRPNEFTYKVILQVLVATGQLDRLSKVVEISKNHMNKGIYAYMVRTLSRLGHASEAHKLFCNMWSHDQKGDHTACLSMLENLCNAGKTEEALDLLTKIEEYGLNFDSVMYNLVFSALGKARQVSSILALYEKMKKDGPPPDVFTYNILISTFGRMRHVKEALRFFEEMEKSDSKPDVVTYNSLINCLGKNGELDEAHMRFKEMQEKGLAPDVFTYSTLIECFGKSNCVEMASKLFDEMIAEGCYPNIVTYNILLDCLEKCGKTSEAVKLYERLKQQGLTPDNITYSVLERLQSGSRRVVRVQKPSRITGWVVSALR; encoded by the exons ATGTTGAAGCTCCGCCTTCCCGCCGGCGCCGCCAGGTCGCATAGCCGCTCCTTCGCTACCAAGTACACCGGACGCGTGGTCCACGAGGGTGACTCAGGTCGCACACTCTCCGTCGCCGTCGACCCCCCAGCCGCAGCCGCAACCGCAGCCGCCCCGCGAGATGTCCGAGGCTATGCCTATCCTAGAAAGGATCTCGTCTGCCGCCTCGCCCACCTCCTCCGCCGTCGCACTTCCTCCTCCACTGATTCCCTCCCGCCGGACCTCCTTGACTACTTCCAATCCCTCGCCGTTACGCCCACCCCGCTCGAGGTGAGCGAGGCTCTTCGCGCAGCATGCCCCACCCCCGCCACCGCCCTCGCCTTCTTCCGCCTCGTCGCCTCCCTCCCCGGATTCCGCCACGATGTGTCCAGCTATAATCGGATGATAAACATCCTCGGGCGCTCGGGCGATGCCGCTGGCGTTGCCAGCCTCGTGGGCGAGATGAAGACGGAAGGCGTCCGTGGCACTATCTCCACTATCAATATGCTGATCGGGATATACGGAGCGTCGCCGCCAGCGGAACTCGACCGGTGCCTGGGGCTCGCCGCCAGGTGGGGGTTGGTTTTAAATTGCTACAGCTACAAATGCTTAGTCCAGGCGTGGCTCCGGTCGGGCGATGCTGACGGGGCGTACGGTGCCTACCAGAAGATGAGGAGCCGAGGTTTCAAATTAGACGTCGTTGGGTACAACATGCTGTTGGATGCCCTGGCGAAGCATGATCAG GTTGACAAAGCTTACAAGGTTTTCCAGGATATGAAGCAAAAGCACTGTGAACCAGACGAGTATACATACACTATCCTTATCCGGATGGCTGGAAAGAAAGGTCGGGTAGATGAGTTCCTTAGCTTTTTTGATGAGATGATTTCAAAGGGTTGTACCCCAAACCTTATTGCCTACAACACCATGCTTCAGGCTCTTGCTATAAATCACATGGTGGAAAGGACAATTTTCCTGTTCTCTAAGATGGTGGAGAAGGGGTGTCGACCCAATGAATTTACCTACAAAGTCATCCTACAAGTCCTGGTAGCAACAGGACAGTTAGATAGATTGAGCAAAGTAGTAGAAATCTCAAAGAACCACATGAATAAGGGAATCTATGCTTATATGGTAAGAACACTCAGCCGACTGGGCCATGCTAGCGAAGCTCACAAGTTATTTTGCAACATGTGGAGCCATGACCAGAAGGGTGATCACACTGCATGTCTGTCCATGTTAGAGAATCTCTGCAATGCCGGGAAGACAGAAGAAGCGCTGGATCTGCTAACTAAGATTGAAGAGTATGGATTAAATTTTGACAGTGTCATGTATAATCTGGTATTCTCTGCCCTTGGCAAGGCAAGACAGGTATCTTCTATACTAGCTCTttatgagaagatgaagaaggatgGGCCCCCACCAGATGTCTTTACATATAACATTCTTATTTCAACCTTTGGGAGAATGAGGCATGTCAAGGAGGCCCTAAGATTCTTTGaggaaatggagaaaagtgACTCTAAACCCGATGTTGTCACTTACAATTCATTAATCAATTGCCTTGGAAAAAATGGCGAGCTTGATGAAGCACACATGCGGTTCAAAGAGATGCAAGAAAAGGGTCTCGCTCCTGATGTGTTCACTTACAGTACTCTCATCGAATGTTTTGGCAAGTCAAATTGTGTTGAGATGGCAAGCAAATTGTTTGATGAGATGATTGCTGAAGGATGTTATCCGAATATAGTGACTTACAATATATTGCTTGATTGCCTTGAGAAGTGCGGGAAGACATCAGAAGCTGTAAAACTCTATGAACGGTTGAAGCAGCAGGGTTTAACTCCAGACAATATCACATATTCAGTACTTGAACGCCTGCAAAGTGGGTCGCGGAGGGTTGTGAGAGTTCAGAAGCCAAGCCGCATTACAGGTTGGGTCGTTAGTGCATTGAGATGA
- the LOC116258546 gene encoding long chain acyl-CoA synthetase 8-like isoform X1: protein MGDGDKVFGQISWLSTTSIVLILGTVLSVLFSAMLSGSKKHRQRGVQVDVGGDPGFTVRSARFPSLVEVPWEGGTNLAVVFEQSCQKHASNPFLGTRNVIKKETTTSADGRTFEKLQMSDYKWLTFTETFQHASDFASGLIKLGHDKSDRAAIFAETRAEWFISLQGCFRQSITVVTIYASLGEEALVHSLNETEVSTLICDFKQLKKLAAISAQLHSVKSLVYMEEDGAELTSDLLEKLSRWKVSSFSEVRRLGMENAVDARIPQSSDIAVIMYTSGSTGLPKGVMMTHGNIVATAAAVLTIIPGIGNKDVYLAYLPLAHVLELAAETVMLAAGTAVGYGSALTLTDSSNKIMKGSQGDATVLQPTLMAAVPAILDRVREAVFKKVAEKGGLAKKLFDIAYRRRLAAIEGSWFGAWGLEKLFWDLIVFKKIRSVLGGNIRFMLSGGAPLSRDTQRFINVCFGAPIGQGYGLTETCAGATFSEWDDPSVGRVGPPLPCCFIKLVSWEEGGYTVSDKPMPRGEIVIGGPSVTQGYYKNEAKTDEVYKVDDRGMRWFYTGDVGQFHPDGCLEIIDRKKDIVKLQHGEYVSLGKVEAVLASCQYVESIMVHADPFHNYCVALVVPSHAVLEKWAQSSGVQYKDFADLCDKKEAVEEVQKALAKEGKVGRLDKFEIPAKIKLLPDPWTPESGLVTAALKLKRENLRSTFKADLQQLYT from the exons ATGGGTGATGGTGATAAGGTGTTTGGGCAGATCTCTTGGCTTTCTACAACCTCAATTGTCCTTATACTAGGCACTGTCTTATCTGTGTTATTTTCAGCCATGTTAAGTGGAAGCAAGAAACATAGGCAGAGGGGAGTACAGGTTGATGTTGGCGGAGATCCTGGATTTACTGTTCGCAGTGCGAGATTTCCTTCTTTAGTTGAGGTTCCATGGGAAGGTGGCACCAACCTTGCTGTTGTCTTTGAACAATCCTGCCAAAAACATGCCAGCAATCCTTTTTTGGGGACAAGAAATGTTATTAAAAAGGAAACTACAACGTCAGCTGATGGGAGGACTTTTGAGAAGCTACAAATGAGTGACTATAAATGGCTTACCTTTACTGAGACATTTCAACATGCTTCAGATTTTGCATCGGGCCTAATAAAGTTGGGCCATGATAAAAGTGATCGTGCGGCAATTTTTGCTGAAACTAGAGCAGAATGGTTCATCTCCTTGCAG GGATGCTTTCGTCAGAGTATAACAGTTGTTACTATCTATGCATCTTTGGGTGAAGAAGCTCTTGTCCATTCATTAAATGAG ACGGAGGTTTCAACTTTGATCTGTGATTTCAAGCAATTGAAGAAGTTGGCTGCAATAAGCGCACAGCTACATTCAGTTAAGTCACTTGTATATATGGAAGAAGATGGAGCTGAATTAACTTCTGATTTATTAGAAAAGCTGTCAAGGTGGAAGGTTTCATCTTTTTCTGAAGTTCGAAGGTTGGGGATGGAAAATGCTGTTGATGCAAGAATACCTCAAAGTTCTGACATTGCAGTGATAATGTATACAAGTGGTAGTACCGGCCTACCAAAG GGAGTGATGATGACTCATGGTAACATAGTTGCAACTGCAGCGGCTGTGTTGACAATAATTCCAGGAATAGGCAATAAGGATGTTTACTTGGCTTATTTGCCCTTGGCTCATGTTCTGGAATTGGCAGCTGAG ACGGTGATGTTGGCCGCGGGCACTGCAGTAGGATATGGTTCAGCTTTGACATTGACTGATTCatccaataaaatcatgaaaggaTCACAAGGAGATGCAACCGTGTTGCAGCCCACACTTATGGCAGCAGTACCAGCAATTCTAGATCGGGTTCGGGAGGCAGTATTTAAAAAG GTTGCAGAGAAAGGTGGGCTGGCAAAGAAATTATTTGATATTGCATATAGACGTAGACTTGCTGCTATTGAGGGAAGTTGGTTTGGTGCGTGGGGATTAGAAAAGCTTTTCTGGGACTTAATTGTCTTCAAAAAGATAAGATCTGTTCTTGGGGGGAATATCCGTTTTATGCTTTCTGGTGGTGCTCCCCTGTCCAGGGATACTCAAAGGTTTATCAATGTCTGCTTCGG AGCTCCAATAGGTCAAGGTTATGGGTTAACAGAGACATGTGCTGGAGCAACTTTTTCTGAATGGGATGATCCATCAGTTGGGCGTGTTGGTCCACCTTTACCTTGTTGTTTTATTAAG CTTGTCTCTTGGGAAGAAGGCGGATATACAGTCTCTGATAAACCAATGCCTCGAGGAGAGATTGTAATTGGAGGCCCCAGTGTGACTCAAGGTTATtacaaaaatgaagcaaaaactGATGAAGTGTACAAG GTAGATGATAGGGGCATGCGTTGGTTCTACACCGGTGATGTAGGTCAATTTCATCCTGATGGCTGCCTTGAGATCATCGACAGGAAGAAGGATATAGTGAAACTACAACATGGAGAGTATGTTTCCCTGGGAAAG GTAGAGGCAGTGTTAGCATCATGCCAATATGTTGAAAGCATCATGGTACATGCGGATCCTTTCCACAATTACTGTGTCGCCCTTGTCGTTCCCTCACATGCAGTCCTTGAAAAGTGGGCTCAGAGTTCCGGTGTTCAATACAAGGATTTCGCAGACCTGTGCGACAAGAAAGAAGCAGTTGAAGAAGTTCAGAAAGCTCTTGCAAAG GAAGGCAAAGTAGGCAGGCTTGACAAGTTCGAAATTCCGGCTAAAATCAAGCTCTTACCAGATCCATGGACCCCAGAATCCGGTCTTGTCACCGCTGCCTTGAAGCTGAAGAGGGAGAACTTGAGATCGACGTTCAAAGCAGATCTGCAGCAGCTGTACACGTGA
- the LOC116258546 gene encoding long chain acyl-CoA synthetase 8-like isoform X2, whose product MLSGSKKHRQRGVQVDVGGDPGFTVRSARFPSLVEVPWEGGTNLAVVFEQSCQKHASNPFLGTRNVIKKETTTSADGRTFEKLQMSDYKWLTFTETFQHASDFASGLIKLGHDKSDRAAIFAETRAEWFISLQGCFRQSITVVTIYASLGEEALVHSLNETEVSTLICDFKQLKKLAAISAQLHSVKSLVYMEEDGAELTSDLLEKLSRWKVSSFSEVRRLGMENAVDARIPQSSDIAVIMYTSGSTGLPKGVMMTHGNIVATAAAVLTIIPGIGNKDVYLAYLPLAHVLELAAETVMLAAGTAVGYGSALTLTDSSNKIMKGSQGDATVLQPTLMAAVPAILDRVREAVFKKVAEKGGLAKKLFDIAYRRRLAAIEGSWFGAWGLEKLFWDLIVFKKIRSVLGGNIRFMLSGGAPLSRDTQRFINVCFGAPIGQGYGLTETCAGATFSEWDDPSVGRVGPPLPCCFIKLVSWEEGGYTVSDKPMPRGEIVIGGPSVTQGYYKNEAKTDEVYKVDDRGMRWFYTGDVGQFHPDGCLEIIDRKKDIVKLQHGEYVSLGKVEAVLASCQYVESIMVHADPFHNYCVALVVPSHAVLEKWAQSSGVQYKDFADLCDKKEAVEEVQKALAKEGKVGRLDKFEIPAKIKLLPDPWTPESGLVTAALKLKRENLRSTFKADLQQLYT is encoded by the exons ATGTTAAGTGGAAGCAAGAAACATAGGCAGAGGGGAGTACAGGTTGATGTTGGCGGAGATCCTGGATTTACTGTTCGCAGTGCGAGATTTCCTTCTTTAGTTGAGGTTCCATGGGAAGGTGGCACCAACCTTGCTGTTGTCTTTGAACAATCCTGCCAAAAACATGCCAGCAATCCTTTTTTGGGGACAAGAAATGTTATTAAAAAGGAAACTACAACGTCAGCTGATGGGAGGACTTTTGAGAAGCTACAAATGAGTGACTATAAATGGCTTACCTTTACTGAGACATTTCAACATGCTTCAGATTTTGCATCGGGCCTAATAAAGTTGGGCCATGATAAAAGTGATCGTGCGGCAATTTTTGCTGAAACTAGAGCAGAATGGTTCATCTCCTTGCAG GGATGCTTTCGTCAGAGTATAACAGTTGTTACTATCTATGCATCTTTGGGTGAAGAAGCTCTTGTCCATTCATTAAATGAG ACGGAGGTTTCAACTTTGATCTGTGATTTCAAGCAATTGAAGAAGTTGGCTGCAATAAGCGCACAGCTACATTCAGTTAAGTCACTTGTATATATGGAAGAAGATGGAGCTGAATTAACTTCTGATTTATTAGAAAAGCTGTCAAGGTGGAAGGTTTCATCTTTTTCTGAAGTTCGAAGGTTGGGGATGGAAAATGCTGTTGATGCAAGAATACCTCAAAGTTCTGACATTGCAGTGATAATGTATACAAGTGGTAGTACCGGCCTACCAAAG GGAGTGATGATGACTCATGGTAACATAGTTGCAACTGCAGCGGCTGTGTTGACAATAATTCCAGGAATAGGCAATAAGGATGTTTACTTGGCTTATTTGCCCTTGGCTCATGTTCTGGAATTGGCAGCTGAG ACGGTGATGTTGGCCGCGGGCACTGCAGTAGGATATGGTTCAGCTTTGACATTGACTGATTCatccaataaaatcatgaaaggaTCACAAGGAGATGCAACCGTGTTGCAGCCCACACTTATGGCAGCAGTACCAGCAATTCTAGATCGGGTTCGGGAGGCAGTATTTAAAAAG GTTGCAGAGAAAGGTGGGCTGGCAAAGAAATTATTTGATATTGCATATAGACGTAGACTTGCTGCTATTGAGGGAAGTTGGTTTGGTGCGTGGGGATTAGAAAAGCTTTTCTGGGACTTAATTGTCTTCAAAAAGATAAGATCTGTTCTTGGGGGGAATATCCGTTTTATGCTTTCTGGTGGTGCTCCCCTGTCCAGGGATACTCAAAGGTTTATCAATGTCTGCTTCGG AGCTCCAATAGGTCAAGGTTATGGGTTAACAGAGACATGTGCTGGAGCAACTTTTTCTGAATGGGATGATCCATCAGTTGGGCGTGTTGGTCCACCTTTACCTTGTTGTTTTATTAAG CTTGTCTCTTGGGAAGAAGGCGGATATACAGTCTCTGATAAACCAATGCCTCGAGGAGAGATTGTAATTGGAGGCCCCAGTGTGACTCAAGGTTATtacaaaaatgaagcaaaaactGATGAAGTGTACAAG GTAGATGATAGGGGCATGCGTTGGTTCTACACCGGTGATGTAGGTCAATTTCATCCTGATGGCTGCCTTGAGATCATCGACAGGAAGAAGGATATAGTGAAACTACAACATGGAGAGTATGTTTCCCTGGGAAAG GTAGAGGCAGTGTTAGCATCATGCCAATATGTTGAAAGCATCATGGTACATGCGGATCCTTTCCACAATTACTGTGTCGCCCTTGTCGTTCCCTCACATGCAGTCCTTGAAAAGTGGGCTCAGAGTTCCGGTGTTCAATACAAGGATTTCGCAGACCTGTGCGACAAGAAAGAAGCAGTTGAAGAAGTTCAGAAAGCTCTTGCAAAG GAAGGCAAAGTAGGCAGGCTTGACAAGTTCGAAATTCCGGCTAAAATCAAGCTCTTACCAGATCCATGGACCCCAGAATCCGGTCTTGTCACCGCTGCCTTGAAGCTGAAGAGGGAGAACTTGAGATCGACGTTCAAAGCAGATCTGCAGCAGCTGTACACGTGA
- the LOC116259606 gene encoding pentatricopeptide repeat-containing protein At2g20540-like, protein MTLLRIYYRFTAGFFLGSFPRRWNSLCWIIVSHCSLKCFDVFPSNLLQDLLMTYKNTYQLEQIQARMITCGLSSNYFILSKLLQACDHECSLLIFNHLEDAPTFIWNTMIQKLVDQSCTKLALTFYMRMMREGAKPNNYTFPSLLKGCTDLSAFLEGTQLHCHIVKLCDDHDEFLYSSLIRMYCSFGDVVSGRKVFDQMPHKNVVCWTSLLCGYVENGNVDAGREVFEKMPGRDIVVFSAMISGYVHGQRYREALGVLLEMQAEFRKPNEGLLVGVIAACAGLRALKYGASFHSYMGKMGFVGSINVMTALVDMYAKCGEILDGIKLFDEMHQKSLLSWNVMITGLAMHGKAKNALGVYTKMLKLGIRPDGVTLLGLLDACSHGGLVVDGISLFEGMTCAYFIEPQLEHFGCMVDLLSRAGLLQEANKLVEEMPMKPDAGIWGALLAGCRIHGDIDAVERIAERAVESQPDHAGRYMLLSNVYTWTNRWSDAVQVRELMAIRGVKVRPGCSSIEVQGSSLEENMVDDLVDVRKTSKDINHLNGSRKFSYSILVIFCLKEHLGTISRCCLIFLDDRDATLRSHLAEGILSKYPMNLPQILWQVYGIIVLVFFESESLG, encoded by the exons ATGACTTTGCTTCGAATTTACTACAGGTTTACTGCCGGTTTCTTCCTCGGCTCTTTCCCGCGAAGGTGGAATTCTTTGTGCTGGATAATCGTATCACACTGTTCGTTAAAATGCTTCGATGTCTTTCCTTCGAATTTACTCCAG GATCTCCTCATGACCTATAAAAACACATACCAATTAGAACAAATTCAAGCCCGGATGATCACATGTGGCCTCTCCAGCAACTACTTCATTCTATCTAAGCTTCTGCAAGCTTGTGATCATGAATGTTCCCTGCTCATTTTCAACCACTTGGAGGATGCACCAACATTTATTTGGAATACGATGATTCAGAAGCTTGTCGATCAGAGCTGTACAAAACTAGCTCTTACTTTCTACATGAGAATGATGAGGGAGGGGGCGAAACCCAATAATTACACGTTTCCTTCTTTACTCAAAGGATGTACTGACCTCTCAGCATTTCTGGAAGGAACTCAGTTGCATTGTCACATTGTTAAGCTTTGCGATGATCATGACGAGTTCTTGTACAGCTCCCTCATCCGTATGTATTGTAGCTTTGGTGATGTGGTGTCAGGTCGCAAGGTGTTTGATCAAATGCCGCACAAAAATGTGGTCTGCTGGACCTCTTTGCTTTGTGGGTACGTTGAAAATGGTAACGTGGATGCAGGTAGAGAAGTGTTCGAAAAAATGCCTGGGAGAGATATCGTCGTGTTTAGTGCAATGATCTCTGGCTATGTGCACGGGCAGAGATACAGAGAAGCATTGGGCGTGTTGCTTGAGATGCAGGCGGAGTTCAGGAAGCCCAACGAGGGACTCCTTGTAGGAGTCATTGCTGCTTGTGCTGGTTTGAGAGCCCTGAAATATGGAGCGTCGTTCCATTCCTATATGGGCAAGATGGGCTTCGTGGGGAGCATAAATGTAATGACGGCATTGGTGGACATGTACGCTAAATGTGGAGAGATACTTGATGGTATCAaactgtttgatgaaatgcacCAGAAAAGCTTACTGTCTTGGAACGTTATGATAACGGGGTTGGCTATGCATGGAAAGGCCAAGAACGCACTGGGGGTCTACACAAAGATGCTAAAGCTTGGGATCAGGCCAGATGGAGTTACCTTGTTGGGACTCTTGGATGCTTGTAGTCATGGAGGATTGGTAGTCGATGGCATTAGCTTGTTTGAGGGAATGACTTGTGCTTACTTCATTGAGCCCCAGCTGGAGCATTTTGGTTGCATGGTTGATCTTCTTTCCCGTGCTGGGCTTCTGCAGGAGGCCAACAAGCTTGTTGAAGAAATGCCAATGAAGCCAGATGCTGGAATATGGGGCGCATTGCTTGCTGGTTGTAGGATTCATGGTGATATTGACGCTGTCGAGCGCATAGCCGAGAGAGCAGTGGAGTCTCAACCTGATCATGCTGGACGTTACATGCTCTTGTCAAATGTCTACACATGGACAAACAGGTGGAGTGATGCAGTTCAAGTAAGGGAATTGATGGCTATAAGAGGGGTGAAAGTGAGGCCTGGTTGTAGTTCCATAGAGGTGCAAGGGTCTAGCCTTGAAGAAAACATGGTTGATGACCTGGTTGACgtgagaaaaactagtaaagaTATTAACCATCTTAATGGAAGCAGGAAATTTTCTTACagcattttggttattttttgtttgaaggaACATTTGGGAACAATCTCTAGatgttgtttgatcttcttggATGACAGAGACGCTACTCTTAGGAGTCATTTGGCAGAAGGGATACTTTCTAAGTATcccatgaatttgcctcaaatATTGTGGCAGGTTTATGGAATAATAGTTCTAGTATTCTTTGAGTCCGAatctttggggtag
- the LOC116258548 gene encoding ribulose-1,5 bisphosphate carboxylase/oxygenase large subunit N-methyltransferase, chloroplastic, whose product MAEAGTFCTQFLPNFSPKKSRRSKFLIPSMCTSRTIRVRSAISLPSSETLGTIPWGCEIESLESAITLQKWLTDSGLPPQKMAIDRVDIGDRGLVALKNVRKGEKLLFVPPPLVISADSAWTCQEAGEVLRKFNVPDWPLLATYLISEANIGVSSKWHPYISALPRQPYSLLYWTRTELDTYLEASQIRERAIERITDVSGTYNDLKIRVFSKYPHLFPEKVFNMETFRWSFGILFSRLVRLPSMEGKVALVPWADMLNHNSEVETFLDYDKSSKGVVFTTDRSYQPGEQVFISYGKKSNGELLLSYGFVPSEGSNPNDSVDLSLSLTTSDPCFKEKLEVLKKHNLSTPQRFPLQITGWPLELMAYAYLAISPPTMRQHFEEMAAAASGKTTSRKGLKYPELEEQALQFILDCCESSITQYTKFIEESKSINLPVASPNQVDRRLLLKQLAVNLCTSEQRILFRAQYIIRRRLKDMRAGELRALSIMNGFRKLFK is encoded by the exons ATGGCGGAAGCTGGGACGTTCTGCACTCAATTTTTACCCAATTTCTCCCCTAAGAAATCCAGAAGAAGTAAATTCTTGATTCCTTCTATGTGCACTAGCAGGACGATCCGGGTACGGTCTGCGATCTCTCTGCCCTCCTCCGAAACCCTCGGCACCATTCCCTGGGGCTGCGAGATCGAGTCTCTGGAGAGTGCCATCACCCTGCAGAAATGGCTCACGGATTCCGGCCTTCCACCCCAGAAGATGGCGATCGATCGGGTCGACATCGGCGATCGGGGGCTCGTCGCCCTCAAGAACGTCCGGAAGGGGGAGAAGCTGCTGTTCGTTCCGCCGCCCCTTGTGATATCTGCCGATTCG GCATGGACCTGTCAAGAAGCAGGTGAAGTTTTAAGGAAATTTAACGTGCCAGACTGGCCGTTACTTGCGACATATTTGATCAGTGAAGCTAACATCGGTGTGTCTTCAAAATGGCATCCATACATTTCCGCCTTGCCGCGGCAGCCATATTCGCTCTTATACTG GACTCGCACGGAGTTAGACACGTATCTGGAAGCTTCACAAATCCGAGAACGGGCTATAGAAAGGATTACCGATGTTTCTGGAAC ATACAATGACCTTAAGATCAGGGTATTTTCCAAATACCCCCATTTATTTCCTGAGAAG GTGTTCAACATGGAAACCTTCAGATGGTCATTTGGGATTCTCTTTTCACGATTG GTGCGGTTGCCATCTATGGAAGGAAAGGTGGCCTTAGTCCCTTGGGCTGACATGCTTAATCACAATTCAGAG GTGGAGACATTTCTAGATTATGATAAATCATCAAAAGGAGTTGTCTTCACAACTGATCGGTCTTATCAACCAGGTGAGCAG GTTTTTATATCCTATGGGAAGAAATCAAACGGCGAGCTTTTGCTTTCCTATGGTTTTGTTCCTAGCGAAGGGTCCAATCCAAATGATTCAGTGGATCTGTCTTTATCACTTACTACATCTGATCCTTGTTTCAAGGAAAAGCTAGAGGTTCTGAAGAAGCATAACTTGTCAAC GCCTCAAAGATTCCCTCTGCAAATCACTGGTTGGCCATTGGAATTGATGGCATATGCTTATCTAGCTATCAGCCCGCCAACTATGAGGCAACACTTTGAGGAG ATGGCTGCTGCAGCTTCCGGTAAAACCACATCCAGAAAGGGGCTGAAGTATCCAGAGCTTGAGGAACAAGCCCTGCAGTTCATTTTGGACTGCTGTGAATCAAGCATCACTCAGTACACCAAATTCATTGAG GAAAGCAAATCTATTAATTTGCCTGTAGCTTCTCCAAATCAAGTGGACCGGAGATTGTTACTGAAGCAACTAGCTGTGAACTTGTGTACCAGTGAACAACGTATACTATTTCGTGCTCAATAT ATTATTCGGCGGAGACTGAAGGACATGCGAGCTGGTGAACTGCGAGCCCTTTCAATAATGAACGGCTTCAGGAAGCTATTCAAGTAG
- the LOC116258550 gene encoding indole-3-glycerol phosphate synthase, chloroplastic-like, whose amino-acid sequence MEGIVVKPAAGVHFLKATTTKSNGILNQRRFLSLGVGRSCVEKMCLRLRAQQSDSKDGHATLTPAEDHEGADLKGSERNPDERDVDTDQGIRIRRRPPTGPPLHYVGPFEFRLQNEGNTPRNILEEIIWNKDVEVSQLKERKPLGSLKKSLEDAPPARDFIGALKASHLRTGMPALIAEVKKASPSRGVLRENFDPVQIAQAYEAGGAACLSVLTDEKYFQGSFDNLEAIRNAGVKCPLLCKEFIIDAWQIYNARVKGADAVLLIAAVLPDLDIKYMSKICKLLGLAALVEVHDEREMDRVLGIEGIQLIGINNRNLETFEVDINNTKQLLEGKRGDMIRQRDIIVVGESGLFTPDDIAFVQNAGVKAVLVGESIVKQEDPKKGIAGLFGKDISV is encoded by the exons ATGGAGGGAATAGTCGTGAAGCCTGCGGCTGGTGTTCATTTCTTGAAAGCTACAACCACTAAATCGAACGGAATCCTCAACCAGAGAAGGTTTCTCTCCCTAGGTGTGGGGAGGTCCTGTGTCGAGAAGATGTGCTTGCGTCTACGCGCTCAGCAG TCCGATTCCAAGGATGGGCATGCAACTCTTACACCGGCGGAGGATCACGAAGGCGCAGATTTAAAGGGTTCAGAAAGAAACCCTGATGAACGTGATGTTGATACTGACCAGGGAATCAGAATTAGGAGACGTCCACCAACTGGTCCTCCATTACATTATGTGGGTCCTTTTGAATTCCGCTTGCAGAATGAGGGAAATACTCCTAGGAACATTCTGGAAGAGATTATTTGGAACAAGGACGTGGAAGTCTCACAG TTAAAGGAACGGAAACCTTTGGGTTCCTTAAAGAAGTCCCTTGAGGATGCACCACCTGCTAGAGATTTCATAGGAGCTCTCAAGGCATCCCATTTGCGGACGGGGATGCCAGCTTTAATAGCAGAAGTGAAGAAGGCATCTCCTAGCAGAGGAGTGCTGCGAGAAAATTTCGATCCG GTTCAAATAGCCCAAGCCTATGAAGCAGGTGGTGCAGCATGCCTCAGTGTCCTGACTGATGAGAAATATTTCCAG GGAAGCTTTGATAACCTCGAGGCCATACGCAATGCAGGTGTAAAG TGCCCTCTCCTTTGCAAAGAATTTATCATTGATGCTTGGCAAATTTATAATGCTCGAGTAAAAGGAGCAGATGCTGTACTGTTGATTGCAGCTGTTTTGCCTGATCTGGATATCAAATATATGTCAAAGATCTGCAAGTTGCTAGGCTTAGCAGCACTAGTTGAG GTGCATGATGAAAGGGAAATGGACCGTGTTCTTGGAATAGAAGGGATTCAACTTATTGGCATTAATAATCGTAATCTTG AAACTTTTGAGGTTGATATTAATAACACAAAACAACTTCTGGAGGGAAAACGTGGTGACATGATTCGTCAGAGGGATATAATT GTTGTTGGGGAATCTGGGCTCTTCACACCTGATGACATTGCGTTTGTGCAGAATGCTGGAGTCAAAGCG GTTTTGGTTGGGGAATCAATTGTGAAGCAGGAGGATCCAAAGAAAGGAATTGCAGGGCTTTTTGGGAAAGATATTTCTGTATGA